One stretch of Tenrec ecaudatus isolate mTenEca1 chromosome 18, mTenEca1.hap1, whole genome shotgun sequence DNA includes these proteins:
- the FLT3LG gene encoding fms-related tyrosine kinase 3 ligand isoform X1: protein MTVLAPACSRTTSPLPLLLLLLLSPGLRGSPHCTFQYSPISSNFALKIRNLADYLLQDYPVDVASNLQNDELCGALWRLVLAQRLLHRLQTVAGSQLLSLLETVDKEIYFVTFCAFQPPPSCLRYVQTNISHLLQDTSEQLKILKPRIQKDNFSQCLELQCQPEPSTLPPPQSPGALGATAPPAPRQPLLLLLLLPLAALLLLAAAWCLHWQRGHTPPCSREQVRPVSSPQEELPLQPAEC from the exons ACCTCgccgctgccgctgctgctgctactgctgctgagCCCGGGTCTGCGCGGGAGCCCGCACTGCACCTTCCAGTACAGCCCCATCTCCTCCAACTTCGCGCTCAAGATCCGCAACCTG GCTGACTACTTGCTCCAAGATTATCCTGTCGACGTCGCCTCCAACCTGCAAAAC GATGAGCTCTGTGGGGCGCTCTGGCGGCTGGTCCTGGCACAGCGCTTGCTGCACCGCCTACAGACCGTGGCAGGGTCCCAGCTGCTCTCTCTGCTGGAGACTGTGGACAAGGAGATATACTTCGTGACCTTTTGTGCCTTCCAG ccaCCCCCCAGCTGTCTTCGATACGTCCAGACCAACATCTCCCACCTCCTGCAGGACACCTCGGAGCAACTGAAGATTCTGAAGCCCAGGATCCAGAAAGATAATTTCTCTCAGTGCCTGGAGCTGCAATGCCAGCCGG AGCCTTCCACCCTGCCGCCCCCACAGAGTCCCGGTGCCCTGGGGGCCACGGCCCCCCCGGCTCCCAGACAACCCCTGCTGTTGCTCTTGCTGCTGCCCCTGGCTGCCCTGCTCCTGCTGGCGGCGGCCTGGTGCCTGCACTGGCAAAGAGGGCACACACCACCCTGCTCCAGGGAGCAG GTGCGCCCTGTTTCCAGTCCCCAGGAAGAGCTGCCCCTGCAGCCAGCCGAATGCTGA
- the FLT3LG gene encoding fms-related tyrosine kinase 3 ligand isoform X2 — translation MTVLAPACSRTTSPLPLLLLLLLSPGLRGSPHCTFQYSPISSNFALKIRNLADYLLQDYPVDVASNLQNDELCGALWRLVLAQRLLHRLQTVAGSQLLSLLETVDKEIYFVTFCAFQDTSEQLKILKPRIQKDNFSQCLELQCQPEPSTLPPPQSPGALGATAPPAPRQPLLLLLLLPLAALLLLAAAWCLHWQRGHTPPCSREQVRPVSSPQEELPLQPAEC, via the exons ACCTCgccgctgccgctgctgctgctactgctgctgagCCCGGGTCTGCGCGGGAGCCCGCACTGCACCTTCCAGTACAGCCCCATCTCCTCCAACTTCGCGCTCAAGATCCGCAACCTG GCTGACTACTTGCTCCAAGATTATCCTGTCGACGTCGCCTCCAACCTGCAAAAC GATGAGCTCTGTGGGGCGCTCTGGCGGCTGGTCCTGGCACAGCGCTTGCTGCACCGCCTACAGACCGTGGCAGGGTCCCAGCTGCTCTCTCTGCTGGAGACTGTGGACAAGGAGATATACTTCGTGACCTTTTGTGCCTTCCAG GACACCTCGGAGCAACTGAAGATTCTGAAGCCCAGGATCCAGAAAGATAATTTCTCTCAGTGCCTGGAGCTGCAATGCCAGCCGG AGCCTTCCACCCTGCCGCCCCCACAGAGTCCCGGTGCCCTGGGGGCCACGGCCCCCCCGGCTCCCAGACAACCCCTGCTGTTGCTCTTGCTGCTGCCCCTGGCTGCCCTGCTCCTGCTGGCGGCGGCCTGGTGCCTGCACTGGCAAAGAGGGCACACACCACCCTGCTCCAGGGAGCAG GTGCGCCCTGTTTCCAGTCCCCAGGAAGAGCTGCCCCTGCAGCCAGCCGAATGCTGA